The window CAAAAGAAAACAGCGAGAAAAGAAATTGCCGAGATCGTCGGTATTAGTCAGTCAACACTCTCACGTGAAATCAAACGCAACAGTACGCCTTCGGGAAAGTATATCTGGACGAAGGCGCATGATATGGCTATGCAGCGCAGAAAGAGCACGGTAACTAACGCCAAACTCTCCGACGAATTAGTTTGGAGAATTAAAGAATATATTATCAACGACCAGTGGTCTCCAAGACAAATATCAGGGTATCTGCGCATAAATGAGAGTATAGAGGTCTCCCACCAGTCCATCTATAACATTATCCACAATGACACAACAGGGAAGCTTGCAGAGCACACAAGGCATAAGATGAAATACAGGCATCGTCCCCAAGGCGGACATCTTCCAATAAAGGACAGGGTGAGTATCCATGAAAGAAGTAAGGAAGTTGACGGGAAGAGATTCGGAGATTTTGAGATGGACTTGATCGTCGATCCTGCCCAGCACGCCATACTCACAATAGTGGAGAAATCCACCAATATGTTGTTTATGCAGAAACTGCCATTTGGAAAAATGTCAAAGCCTCTGGTAAAGGTGGTTAGGAAACTACTGCTGCCATACAAAGACAGCCTGAAGACAATTACAACAGATAACGGACCTGAATTTGCAGCACATAAGGACATCACAAAATACTTAGGAGTGCCCGTGTACTTCGCTGACCCATATTGTTCATGGCAAAAGGGAACTGTTGAGAATACAAACAAATTAATCAGGCAGTATATACCTAAAAAGGATTCGTTTGATAAATATACGGACAAGAGAATTATGTCCATACAAAAGAAATTGAACGAAAGACCAAGAGAAAAATTAAACTTTTCTAATCCAAAGTGCGAGTTCTTTAAACACGTTTTGTAATTTTGCACTTGCTGGTTGACTCTGCGCCTTAGGCGCATCATACTGCACAGCCTCCTGAACGCGCAAACCGCTGAGAAGGTTCTTCACACGACGGTGCATAGCATCAACGGTCACCGTTGGCGAAAAGAGAACGTGCGCACCATAGATGTCACGCTGCGCATTGAAGTCAGCAGCCTTCTCAACACCTAAAGAGTGAATACCTACACGGAAAGTTCCCAATCCGTCGAGCTTCACACGGTTACCATCCTTGAGAACCTGATTCATCTCGAACACCAACGCACTGATTACTGCCAAGATATCTGGCTCTGTTACGGTGCAACGCTCACTGATACGCTGAGCGAGATCCTTAACACCAACAAGGTCTGGACACACCGCACGGGCATACCAAAAACCCTTGCGCTTGCTGTTCTTACGATTGTCCTGATACATACGAAATTTGATTGACATAACTTGAAAAATTTAAAAAGTGAAACAAAGAAATTATTGAAATAAAAAACTAACGCTAATTAACCGCAAACGTCCAAAATTACCCTACCAATACCACTCCCTCGGTCGCCCGTCAGTCGCCCTCCCCATATATAGAAAAAGGTGGAGGGACAACTAACAAAAACACTGACTGCGACAAAAAAGTGTAAAATTATGTAAACGAGTAAATAAGTGAACACGTAAACAAATAAAAAGATAAACAAAGAAATAACTAAAAAAACAATAACCTAAAAACGTATAAAAATATAAAGGTAAAAGTTGGAAAACACAAAAACGTAAAAACATACTTCATCATAAATATAAACAACTAAAAATATGAAAAGATATTCACGTAAATAATTAAAATATTTACAGTCAGCAACTTAAAAAGTATTTCTCATACTTTCGGCGACAAAAAAGTGAAATTTTCCACCCCTTTTCTCCCCTATTTTGCCCCAAGAATCTGGTGTCTATTCTTCCCATTTCGCTTATAGCTGACGTGAATCCACCGCTTTTTTATCGACTCCTGCGGCTCAAGAATCATCTGATCGAAGTCTGTTTGAGAGAGAATTGCCGCATATTTCCGACACATTTCCAGTCCCGTCACATGAATATCAGCCGCCTCTCCTCGCAAATGTTGCGAATGTTCGGCTCCCATAACAGCCCTATTCACTACCTCACAGCGATAACCTCCCACGACTATCACACGCCCCACACGCCGTCTAAGCGGTTCTAAGACGCATTTACAAAGCTCCCGAAGATTCTCTATCACCTCCTCTCTCGAAGCCTCCCCAAACGCAGGATTCACCTCAGGCACATTCTTAACACCCATGCTCACCGCCTTTCCCGAACGCAGCATCTCGCCCACCGTAAAATGTGGAGAGAGTCGCTCCTCAAAGTCTATCTCAGTAGAATCAATATCCTTAATCATACACATTAATTATTATAGATTGTTTCCTTTACTAAAACTCAGTTCGTCATCCCTTCATTCCTGATGACGATGCAAAGGTACAACACTAAAAAACCGATTCCAAGGAAGATATATGTAGTAATGTGAGTAGACAAAGTCAACTTAATTCAGAATTCAGAATTCAAAATTCATAATTATGATTACTACTGTTAGCTGCGATTTATTGCTGCAAGCAACTTGTAAACTCGTAACTTGTCAACTCGTCAACAACAAATTATGATTACCGATATCAACTACCAATAAAGCACTACGAATGTCTCTAATTGCATGCATCCTTATTGTTAAATAATTCGTGTCATTCGAGAAATTCGTAGTTCATATCATAAAGTTCAAACTTCAATGCTCAAAGTTCAAAGGTAATAGTCCAAAACTAATACATGCTCTTTTGCCTTCGAGAAGATGCCTAATTGGCTTGTAAAAGATGCCCTTTTGAGGTCTTGTTAACGCCCTTTTGAACCCTTACTAACGCCCTTTAAAAATACAGCTTAGCAAGATACTGATAATCTGAGGGTTACAAAACTGCCGAAAAACCATCATTTATGTGCTTTTTCAGGGCAAGAACGTTAGTGGTAATGTAAACATATTTCCAAATCACCAAAGCGTATCAGCAATACTTACGCTACACCTCTGTCGCTCTTTGTGCCTTCGCCACCTCCGTTATATTGTCTTTATGCTTTTATCTCCGTGTTCTCCCTCTCTCTCTGTCTTTTATATGTAGTAGGCTTAATTTGTCAGAGTTTTTAAACACTTCTTTATCAGAAAATAAAGATTAATAGGTATTGCTTATATCATCCTTTATTCGTATTTTTGCAAAGAAATCATATTTGACAAATCTTAAACCCATAGAACATGAGAAAAGAAACTTAATATTACTATCTCTTAGTGTTATCTCCTCTTGCAATAACGAGGAATAGTAACAATAGCCAACATCGCAACCAAAAATACACTTAATATTCACACAACTAAACATTTACCGCAATGATGATTAAAAGATTTCTGCTATTTATAGCTGTTATTTTAATGGTTTCCTGCTCTAATGAAGATAACAGTAAAATACCAGGCATTACCCCAAGTGAGATAGAACTATCCACTGCACATCCAGAAGGCTTTTTCCAGTTTATAGAAGGTGATTATGCGATGTATGAGTTTAGGATTAATTATGGGAAGATTGACACTGAAGTATCAAAAAGAATAACCAAAGAGATTTTATCAAAGGAACAGACTGTCGTAGAACTTTCTGATGGGAATAAAGCCACAATTTATTGTAAAAATGGCATACTCCAGAAAATAGAATTTGACTTTATGACAATAAGCAAGGTACAGACAGGAAAATATAAAGTCCAATTGAACAAAAATAGTATCCAGCAAGTACCTGTAGCAATTTTCTTTGGATTTAGTGCTCCTGATGGAATGTCCAATATTGCAATAACGTTTAGATAGCAAAAGAGATAAAAGGGATGTTTGTTGGTACTGTGTCCGACAACTTTGACGAACGCATAGATAAGAAAACCTTCCATGCTGAAATTGTGGTCGATACAGTAAAGGTTTCCAGCGAGATGAAGACCTATCAGCCTATACCTGTGACAGTAGACTTTTCAAATGAAGATGGTTCCGATGTGCTCAAAGAAAACATCGAAGCCAACTATAAGCAGCTCTAAAAGGGAGTGCTACCCCCTTCTCTATACTGAGATAGAACGATTCAAGACCGACCCAATACTTTCTTATCTAATCAAGGAGTAGCATTCTGATTATTAAGAAAACCGAAAAACTCTTGACTTTTACAACATTCCAAGGTTAGAATTGCTTTCCAATAATTAAAACCGAAATCCTTCTGCTCTTGTTTCGCACGAGACTTTAACATTTCTATAAAGTTTTCAACAGTAATGCTGGCTTCCTTAGCTGCAATGTAGTCTCGAAGAATTTCACTAATAAAACTATCTGCTCTCTCTACAAATCTGTTACACAAATCCAGTTCTCCATAATGACTTTCTATCCGGCTGAATAAGGTAGGATCTATATTTGTTCGGTTATTTAAATAGAATTTAATTATCGGGACACCATTTTCGATAGAGATATCTACGAATAAATATTGTTCTTGCGGGAGGTCATCGAGATAAAGATTTAGGAAAATAGGTTGTTTCCCATTCAACCAGCGATCAAGTTTCTTTTGATTGCATATTGAACAACACTGCATCAAATTACGAGGGTTTGCAGAGAACTCTGGAAACTCAGTCTTTGGAATATAGTGATCGAGTTGACTGCAATCAGTGAGTGTACAGTTTGGACATAGCATATCACGCTTATTAGACTTAGTAGTTGTCAAACGAACGAATAGGTCATTAAACGATTTCGCTCTGAACCTATATAGTCCTTTTAACGCCTCTTGTTCATCAGGCTGTAAAGCTATTGGCTTTAAAGTGACCAATTGGTTATTGGTGAATTTTTCATTGTACACATTGTAACTTGTTTTAATATTTGTTTCCAAAGCTTCAACTATACTTTTTTGAGGGCCCTTATGTTTACTAGATACAACTTCCTTATGAAAGTCAAAAGGATCATCAAGGTAATATTTCACTTTCTTCATTTCGTTGAAAAATAGATTTGATAAATATTTGAAGTCCAATTGGTAAAGGAGTATTATCGGTACTTATAGCTTGGATTATATCATCTTCCGTTTTGCCGTTATCGGCAAGTTTAGAAATAATCTCTCTATAATACTGAGGAATATCCTTGTTTCCAAATATCTCATCAGTTAATATAGATATGTTTGCTCCCAATGTTTCTTGTTGTACTTTTCTAATTACAGATTTATTCTCAAACCGTTCCATTATACAAACATGGTTAGATTTAACCTCACGTATCACAAGCGGAGAATGTGTCATTACAATTGCATAGGAATCAAACTCCTCAAGTAATTTATATAGCGCAGAAATCAGAGTCGTTATGGCATTGGGATGTAGGTGTGTTTCTGGTTCATCAAACAATAATAATGTATCATATCGAAGGGTTGAAACAATGCATGTAAGTAGATATACTAAGGTAGATTCTCCAGAACTAAGTTTCTGTCTAACATCCGTTAGACTATTAATATCTAATTTGTATTTTTTACCAGATTCACGAAAAAGAGAGTCTATAACAGCAGAAGATAAAATTTTAGTTAATATATCCCTTAAACTGCGTGTCCTTCCTTTTGCATTAATAAACTTACAAGCTTCTTGTAACTTAAAGTTAATCTCATCACTGGTAATAATTCT of the Prevotella melaninogenica genome contains:
- a CDS encoding HU family DNA-binding protein, whose product is MSIKFRMYQDNRKNSKRKGFWYARAVCPDLVGVKDLAQRISERCTVTEPDILAVISALVFEMNQVLKDGNRVKLDGLGTFRVGIHSLGVEKAADFNAQRDIYGAHVLFSPTVTVDAMHRRVKNLLSGLRVQEAVQYDAPKAQSQPASAKLQNVFKELALWIRKV
- a CDS encoding IS30 family transposase; translated protein: MYHQLISEQRSQIFALLQKKTARKEIAEIVGISQSTLSREIKRNSTPSGKYIWTKAHDMAMQRRKSTVTNAKLSDELVWRIKEYIINDQWSPRQISGYLRINESIEVSHQSIYNIIHNDTTGKLAEHTRHKMKYRHRPQGGHLPIKDRVSIHERSKEVDGKRFGDFEMDLIVDPAQHAILTIVEKSTNMLFMQKLPFGKMSKPLVKVVRKLLLPYKDSLKTITTDNGPEFAAHKDITKYLGVPVYFADPYCSWQKGTVENTNKLIRQYIPKKDSFDKYTDKRIMSIQKKLNERPREKLNFSNPKCEFFKHVL
- a CDS encoding D-Ala-D-Ala carboxypeptidase family metallohydrolase encodes the protein MIKDIDSTEIDFEERLSPHFTVGEMLRSGKAVSMGVKNVPEVNPAFGEASREEVIENLRELCKCVLEPLRRRVGRVIVVGGYRCEVVNRAVMGAEHSQHLRGEAADIHVTGLEMCRKYAAILSQTDFDQMILEPQESIKKRWIHVSYKRNGKNRHQILGAK